A part of Chitinimonas koreensis genomic DNA contains:
- the tauD gene encoding taurine dioxygenase produces MTLTITPLTAAIGAQVDGVSLAEPLAPAQQAAIEHALLRHQVLFFRRQPLTPRQQRDFAAQFGDLHVHPIYPNVPEQPQIMVLDTDADNLPDNDNWHTDVTFIATPPLGAVLAAKLLPPTGGDTLWSSGIAAYEALSPRLRALLDGLQAEHDFVKSFPASRHTLTPAAAAQWEETRRRHPPLLHPVIRTHPVSGRRALFVNEGFTTRIVDLPPRESEALLAFLFAHAARPEFTLRWRWQVDDVAFWDNRVTQHFAVADYLPHRRVMHRATILGDRPV; encoded by the coding sequence ATGACCCTGACCATCACCCCGCTTACCGCCGCCATCGGCGCCCAGGTCGACGGCGTCTCGCTGGCCGAGCCGCTTGCGCCCGCCCAGCAGGCCGCGATCGAACACGCGCTGCTGCGCCACCAGGTGCTGTTCTTCCGCCGGCAGCCGCTCACCCCGCGCCAGCAGCGCGATTTCGCCGCGCAGTTCGGCGATCTGCACGTGCACCCGATCTACCCCAACGTGCCCGAGCAGCCGCAGATCATGGTGCTCGACACCGATGCCGACAACCTGCCCGACAACGACAACTGGCACACCGACGTCACCTTCATCGCCACCCCGCCGCTCGGCGCGGTGCTGGCCGCCAAGCTGCTGCCGCCGACCGGCGGCGACACGCTGTGGTCCAGCGGCATCGCCGCCTACGAGGCGCTGTCGCCGCGGCTGCGCGCGCTGCTCGACGGCCTGCAGGCCGAGCACGATTTCGTGAAGTCCTTCCCGGCCTCGCGCCACACGCTGACGCCGGCCGCAGCGGCGCAATGGGAGGAGACGCGGCGCCGGCATCCGCCGCTGCTGCACCCGGTGATCCGCACCCATCCGGTCAGCGGCCGCAGGGCGCTGTTCGTCAACGAGGGCTTCACCACCCGCATCGTCGACCTGCCGCCGCGCGAGAGCGAGGCGCTGCTGGCCTTCCTGTTCGCCCACGCGGCGCGGCCTGAATTCACGCTGCGCTGGCGCTGGCAGGTCGACGACGTGGCGTTCTGGGACAACCGGGTGACCCAGCATTTCGCGGTGGCCGACTACCTGCCGCATCGGCGGGTGATGCACCGGGCGACGATCCTGGGCGATCGGCCGGTTTGA
- the tauC gene encoding taurine ABC transporter permease TauC encodes MHDPTLAALFERSALLRSGAAAAAATPANAAIAEATDARPDAGRYGSLPLSLATVLALLFAWWLVTWQGWIAPLFLPPPQAVLLKAWTVGRDGFMDATLGQHLGASLGRIGAALLAAVLLGVPAGLAIGLSRVARGIFDPLIELYRPVPPLAYLPLIVIWFGIGEPAKVLLIYLAIFAPIAVATAAAVRAVDQGRLRAARSLGASRAQLVWRVVLPSALPDILTGIRIGLGAGWSTLVAAELVAATRGLGFMVQSAAQFLVTDVVLLGIAVIALVAFALELGLRALQRRFVPWHGRA; translated from the coding sequence ATGCACGACCCCACGCTCGCCGCGCTGTTCGAACGCAGCGCGCTGCTCCGATCCGGCGCCGCGGCGGCCGCTGCCACACCGGCCAATGCCGCGATAGCCGAAGCGACCGACGCGCGGCCCGACGCCGGCCGCTACGGCAGCCTGCCGCTGAGCCTCGCCACCGTACTGGCGCTGCTGTTCGCCTGGTGGCTGGTCACCTGGCAGGGCTGGATCGCGCCGCTGTTCTTGCCGCCGCCGCAGGCGGTGCTGCTCAAGGCCTGGACGGTGGGCCGCGACGGCTTCATGGACGCCACGCTGGGCCAGCACCTCGGCGCCAGCCTCGGCCGCATCGGCGCGGCGCTGCTGGCGGCCGTGCTGCTCGGCGTGCCGGCCGGGCTGGCGATCGGTCTGAGCCGGGTTGCGCGCGGCATCTTCGACCCGCTGATCGAGCTGTACCGGCCGGTGCCGCCGCTGGCCTACCTGCCGCTGATCGTGATCTGGTTCGGCATCGGCGAGCCGGCCAAGGTGCTGCTGATCTACCTCGCCATCTTCGCGCCGATCGCGGTGGCCACCGCGGCCGCGGTGCGCGCGGTCGATCAAGGCCGGTTGCGCGCCGCCCGCTCGCTCGGCGCCAGCCGCGCCCAACTGGTCTGGCGCGTGGTGCTGCCGAGCGCGCTGCCCGACATCCTCACCGGCATCCGCATCGGCCTCGGCGCCGGCTGGTCGACCCTGGTCGCGGCCGAGCTGGTGGCGGCCACGCGCGGGCTGGGCTTCATGGTGCAGTCGGCTGCGCAGTTCCTGGTCACCGACGTGGTGCTGCTCGGCATCGCGGTGATCGCGCTGGTGGCCTTCGCGCTGGAGCTGGGGCTGCGTGCGCTGCAGCGGCGCTTCGTGCCGTGGCATGGGCGCGCATGA
- the tauB gene encoding taurine ABC transporter ATP-binding subunit gives MSALRLESVTVGYGEPRRPVLDAVSLEVRDGELVVALGPSGCGKTTLLNLMAGFIRPDRGRVTLDGEPVAGPGAERGVVFQDDALLPWLDVLGNVGFGLALRGVPRDEREARARETLKLVDLTGFERQRTWQLSGGQRQRVGLARALTADPRVLLLDEPFGALDALNREQMQALLLRVWRATGKRVFLITHDIEEAVFLATELILLGSRPGRVLDRLTLDFGRRHAAGEPVRSIKSDPAFIAVREAVLARVLTPAELSA, from the coding sequence ATGAGCGCCCTGCGACTGGAATCCGTCACCGTCGGCTACGGCGAGCCGCGCCGGCCGGTGCTCGACGCCGTCTCGCTCGAGGTGCGCGACGGCGAGCTGGTGGTGGCGCTCGGCCCCTCGGGCTGCGGCAAGACCACGCTGCTCAACCTGATGGCCGGCTTTATCCGGCCCGACCGCGGCCGCGTCACGCTCGACGGCGAGCCGGTCGCCGGTCCCGGCGCCGAGCGCGGCGTGGTGTTCCAGGACGACGCGCTGCTGCCCTGGCTCGACGTGCTCGGCAACGTCGGCTTCGGCCTGGCGCTGCGCGGCGTGCCGCGGGACGAGCGCGAGGCGAGGGCGCGCGAGACGCTGAAGCTGGTCGACCTGACCGGTTTCGAGCGGCAGCGCACTTGGCAGTTGTCGGGTGGCCAGCGCCAGCGGGTCGGCCTCGCTCGCGCGCTGACGGCCGATCCGCGTGTGCTGCTCTTGGACGAGCCGTTCGGCGCGCTCGACGCGCTCAACCGCGAGCAGATGCAGGCGCTGCTGCTGCGGGTCTGGCGCGCCACCGGCAAGCGGGTGTTCCTGATCACCCACGACATCGAGGAGGCGGTCTTTCTCGCCACCGAGCTGATCCTGCTCGGCAGCCGGCCCGGCCGGGTGCTCGACCGGCTGACGCTCGACTTCGGCCGCCGCCACGCGGCCGGCGAGCCGGTGCGCAGCATCAAGTCCGACCCGGCCTTCATCGCAGTGCGCGAGGCAGTGCTGGCGCGGGTGCTGACGCCGGCCGAGCTGTCGGCCTGA
- the tauA gene encoding taurine ABC transporter substrate-binding protein, protein MLKQLTQLVLTAALAAAGLAAQAADGVTVAYQTTVEPAKVAQADGAYEKATGAPIAWRKFESGAEVIAAVASGDVQIGYVGSSPLAAAASRGLPVQTFLIAAQIGGAEALVVRNGSGIQKPQDLVGKKVAVPFVSTTHYSLLAALKHWRIDPTKVQILNLRPTEIAAAWQRGDIDAAYVWDPALGAAKANGRVLASSADVAKWGAPTFDAWIVRKDFADRNPDFVARFARVTGEAYARYAANPKAFAGDAANVEKIARITGSKPAEVAELLAGNHYPLLKEQAALLGAPTVQAVAATSAFLKEQGKVDTLQPSYASYVEPKFAQLAAAK, encoded by the coding sequence ATGTTGAAGCAGCTCACGCAACTCGTCCTCACCGCCGCGCTGGCCGCCGCCGGCCTCGCCGCCCAGGCCGCCGACGGTGTCACCGTCGCCTACCAGACCACGGTCGAGCCGGCCAAGGTGGCGCAGGCCGACGGCGCCTACGAAAAGGCCACCGGCGCGCCGATCGCCTGGCGCAAGTTCGAGAGCGGCGCCGAGGTGATCGCTGCGGTGGCCTCGGGCGACGTGCAGATCGGCTATGTCGGCTCCAGCCCGCTGGCGGCCGCCGCCAGCCGCGGCCTGCCGGTGCAGACCTTCCTGATCGCGGCGCAGATCGGCGGCGCCGAGGCGCTGGTGGTGCGCAACGGCAGCGGCATCCAGAAGCCGCAGGACCTGGTCGGCAAGAAGGTGGCGGTGCCCTTCGTCTCGACCACCCACTACAGCCTCTTGGCCGCGCTCAAGCACTGGAGGATCGATCCGACCAAGGTGCAGATCCTCAATCTGCGGCCGACCGAGATCGCGGCGGCCTGGCAGCGCGGCGACATCGACGCCGCCTATGTGTGGGATCCGGCGCTCGGCGCCGCCAAGGCCAATGGCCGCGTGCTGGCCAGCTCGGCCGACGTGGCCAAGTGGGGCGCGCCGACCTTCGACGCCTGGATCGTGCGCAAGGACTTCGCCGACAGGAATCCCGACTTCGTCGCCCGCTTCGCCCGCGTCACCGGCGAGGCCTATGCGCGCTATGCCGCCAATCCGAAGGCCTTCGCCGGCGACGCGGCCAACGTCGAGAAGATCGCCCGCATCACCGGCTCCAAGCCGGCCGAGGTGGCCGAGCTCCTGGCCGGCAACCACTACCCGCTGCTGAAGGAGCAGGCCGCGCTGCTCGGCGCACCGACGGTGCAGGCGGTGGCAGCGACCTCGGCCTTCCTCAAGGAGCAGGGCAAGGTCGACACGCTGCAGCCGAGCTACGCTAGCTACGTCGAGCCGAAGTTCGCCCAGCTGGCGGCGGCCAAGTAA
- a CDS encoding ABC transporter substrate-binding protein, translating to MRTLPLALLAFASAAALAAKPLVICADADPDGFDPAQSANDATHKASAAKLYNNLIEYLPGPFAFTPSLAEKWEVSPDGLAYTLHLRRGVKWQTTDWFKPTREFDADDVLWTLERQIDPNHPGAKAAPGGFPYANSGDWKNLFKSIEKLDAHTVRLTLSKPYAPLLERLAHPALAIVSAEYGRQLERAGTPGQVASQPVGTGPYLLKRFDKGAQARYEANPAYWRKKPAIDKLILATVPDPAVRAQKLLAGECQLADTIKPQDLPKFDGSERFATVPLRIQSSSQLFFNVTKKPFDDKRVRQALALSIDRAAIVKSVYDNRAEAAATPYSARSLWGVEATKAAAPDIARAKKLLAEAGYPNGFEAEMWVRPGGSGTNPNFRLTAELIQADWAKLGVKLNLVGVEWVELVKKARAGEAPSLLSGWSGALDPDGFYSNLASCDAARNGYNFAQWCNAQADAALDAGRVATSQAARAKRYVEVQKILADEAPFTTLAYPLPVVVFDRKLAGVEPTANDSFKVEQLRWR from the coding sequence ATGCGTACCCTGCCCCTCGCCCTGCTCGCCTTCGCCAGCGCCGCCGCGCTGGCCGCCAAGCCGCTGGTGATCTGCGCCGATGCCGACCCGGACGGCTTCGACCCGGCCCAGAGCGCCAACGACGCCACCCACAAGGCCTCGGCCGCCAAGCTCTACAACAACCTGATCGAATACCTGCCCGGCCCGTTCGCCTTCACGCCGAGCCTGGCCGAAAAATGGGAGGTGTCGCCCGACGGCCTCGCCTACACGCTGCACCTGCGCCGCGGCGTGAAATGGCAGACCACCGACTGGTTCAAGCCGACCCGCGAGTTCGACGCCGACGACGTGCTGTGGACGCTGGAGCGCCAGATCGATCCCAACCACCCAGGCGCCAAGGCCGCGCCGGGCGGCTTCCCCTACGCCAACTCGGGCGACTGGAAGAACCTGTTCAAGTCGATCGAGAAGCTCGACGCCCACACCGTGCGGCTGACCCTCAGCAAGCCCTACGCGCCGCTGCTGGAGCGGCTGGCCCACCCGGCGCTGGCCATCGTCTCGGCCGAGTACGGCCGCCAGCTAGAACGCGCCGGCACGCCGGGCCAGGTCGCCAGCCAGCCGGTCGGCACTGGCCCCTACCTGCTCAAGCGCTTCGACAAGGGCGCCCAGGCGCGCTACGAGGCCAACCCGGCCTACTGGCGCAAGAAGCCGGCGATCGACAAGCTGATCCTCGCCACCGTGCCCGACCCGGCGGTGCGCGCGCAGAAGCTGCTGGCCGGCGAATGCCAGCTGGCCGACACCATCAAGCCGCAGGACCTGCCCAAGTTCGACGGCAGCGAGCGCTTCGCCACCGTGCCGCTGCGCATCCAGTCGAGCAGCCAGCTGTTCTTCAACGTCACCAAGAAGCCGTTCGACGACAAGCGCGTGCGGCAGGCGCTGGCGCTGTCGATCGACCGCGCCGCGATCGTGAAAAGCGTCTACGACAACCGCGCCGAAGCGGCCGCCACGCCCTACTCGGCGCGCAGCCTGTGGGGCGTCGAGGCGACCAAGGCCGCCGCGCCCGACATCGCGCGCGCCAAGAAGCTGCTGGCCGAGGCCGGCTACCCGAACGGATTCGAAGCCGAGATGTGGGTGCGGCCCGGCGGCTCGGGCACCAACCCCAACTTCCGCCTGACCGCCGAACTGATCCAGGCCGACTGGGCCAAGCTCGGCGTGAAGCTGAACCTGGTCGGCGTCGAATGGGTGGAGCTGGTGAAGAAGGCGCGCGCCGGCGAGGCGCCGAGCCTGCTCAGCGGCTGGAGCGGCGCGCTCGACCCGGATGGCTTCTACAGCAACCTGGCCAGCTGCGACGCGGCCAGGAACGGCTACAACTTCGCCCAGTGGTGCAACGCGCAGGCCGACGCCGCGCTCGACGCCGGCCGCGTCGCCACCAGCCAGGCGGCGCGCGCCAAGCGCTACGTCGAGGTGCAGAAGATCCTGGCCGACGAGGCGCCGTTCACCACGCTGGCCTACCCGCTGCCGGTGGTGGTGTTCGACCGCAAGCTGGCCGGCGTGGAGCCGACCGCCAACGACAGCTTCAAGGTCGAGCAACTGCGCTGGCGCTGA
- a CDS encoding antitoxin VbhA family protein codes for MKTITKQAAYDKAVGNVLATLRIEQLKPSKSVERRLNDCVEGKDTTQQVLEQVIQHHVALRRV; via the coding sequence ATGAAGACAATCACCAAGCAGGCCGCTTACGACAAGGCGGTCGGCAATGTGCTCGCCACCTTGCGGATCGAGCAATTGAAGCCGAGCAAGTCGGTCGAGCGCAGGCTGAACGACTGCGTCGAGGGTAAAGACACGACCCAGCAAGTGCTCGAACAGGTGATCCAGCACCATGTCGCGCTACGAAGGGTCTGA
- a CDS encoding Fic/DOC family protein: protein MSRYEGSDRYVQPDTGVLINKAGILQQDALDAFEADATAVRLLELIERPITGRFYLDHLRAIHRHIFQDVYDWAGELRTVDIRKGNSHFGNWARIGAYLETELSGIARASFLRGLTPEAFIARLAHYMSEINAAHPFREGNGRAQRAFCAQLAAEAGYFIDFSQVEPNEMIEAMIASFHGNEAPLSVLLTRITAIVEQGE from the coding sequence ATGTCGCGCTACGAAGGGTCTGACCGCTACGTCCAGCCCGACACAGGCGTCCTGATCAACAAGGCCGGCATCCTGCAGCAAGACGCACTGGATGCATTCGAAGCGGATGCCACGGCGGTGCGTCTGCTCGAACTGATCGAACGCCCGATCACCGGCCGGTTCTATCTCGATCACCTGCGGGCGATCCATCGGCATATTTTCCAGGACGTCTACGATTGGGCCGGCGAGTTGCGCACGGTGGACATCCGCAAGGGCAACAGCCATTTCGGCAATTGGGCACGCATCGGCGCCTACCTCGAGACCGAATTGAGCGGCATTGCACGCGCCAGCTTTCTCCGCGGGCTGACACCCGAAGCATTCATTGCCCGACTGGCGCACTACATGTCGGAAATCAACGCCGCGCATCCGTTCCGGGAAGGCAATGGCCGCGCACAACGAGCGTTCTGCGCCCAGTTGGCGGCCGAAGCTGGCTATTTCATCGATTTCAGCCAAGTCGAACCGAACGAAATGATCGAGGCCATGATCGCCAGCTTCCATGGCAATGAGGCGCCGCTCTCGGTACTACTGACGCGGATCACCGCCATCGTCGAGCAAGGTGAGTAA
- a CDS encoding GNAT family N-acetyltransferase, with the protein MHVALESPKQAEVIELIADLDAYQATLYPPEACYALDLDALAQPGVLFAVARDGAGAAVGCGAIVLNEAYGELKRMYVRPLARGQGTARRIVELLEAAARERGCNALMLETGPYQTEALAFYAKHGYDRCGPYGDYPDHPLSVFMRKQLAQ; encoded by the coding sequence ATGCATGTCGCCCTCGAATCCCCGAAGCAAGCCGAAGTCATCGAACTCATCGCCGACCTGGACGCCTACCAGGCCACGCTCTACCCGCCTGAGGCGTGCTACGCGCTCGACCTGGACGCCCTGGCGCAGCCCGGCGTCCTGTTCGCCGTCGCTCGCGACGGTGCCGGCGCCGCCGTCGGCTGCGGCGCGATCGTGCTGAACGAGGCCTACGGCGAGCTCAAGCGCATGTACGTCCGCCCGCTGGCGCGCGGCCAGGGCACGGCGCGGCGGATCGTCGAACTGCTGGAAGCGGCCGCCCGCGAACGCGGCTGCAATGCGCTCATGCTCGAAACCGGCCCCTACCAGACCGAGGCGCTGGCCTTCTATGCCAAGCACGGCTACGACCGCTGCGGCCCGTACGGCGATTACCCGGACCACCCGCTGAGCGTTTTCATGCGCAAGCAGCTGGCCCAATAG
- a CDS encoding VOC family protein, producing MFDHVKFGVSDYAASKAFYLKALEPLGVEIVGEGVPTYGIELCRPDGTVSLCLFQTEEKPAHLHLAFVAESREQVDAFHRAALAAGGKDHGAPGLRPNYHANYYAAFVLDPDGHNIEAVCHAAEA from the coding sequence ATGTTCGACCACGTCAAATTCGGCGTCAGCGACTATGCCGCGAGCAAAGCGTTCTACCTCAAGGCCCTCGAACCGCTCGGCGTAGAGATCGTCGGGGAAGGCGTGCCGACCTACGGGATCGAGCTGTGCCGCCCGGACGGCACGGTTTCGCTGTGCCTGTTCCAGACCGAGGAAAAACCGGCGCATCTGCACCTGGCCTTCGTGGCGGAGAGCCGCGAGCAGGTCGACGCCTTCCACCGCGCAGCGCTGGCGGCCGGCGGCAAGGACCACGGCGCGCCAGGCCTGCGGCCGAACTATCACGCGAATTACTACGCGGCATTCGTGCTCGATCCGGATGGGCACAATATCGAGGCGGTTTGCCACGCGGCCGAGGCCTGA
- a CDS encoding GNAT family N-acetyltransferase translates to MLAFQSADYPKLRFGFPPLLRNACSKLLPTLEPMSTKLRELHVEEHKIVCAWAMKENWPGLVKGEVLTHEDFPKILTLPGHLSFAMSEEESSVLGFGQIWLSPNGKANLVRIIVDPAMRGRGFGKSLCSLLLAEALRIPNIAHVFLRVRRDNLSAVAVYRALGFADIEGESNANVLAMAYGL, encoded by the coding sequence GTGCTGGCCTTTCAGTCAGCTGACTACCCAAAGCTGCGCTTTGGGTTCCCTCCGTTGCTGCGCAACGCCTGCAGCAAGTTACTTCCAACGTTAGAGCCTATGAGCACAAAGCTTCGCGAACTCCATGTAGAAGAGCACAAAATTGTGTGCGCTTGGGCAATGAAAGAAAATTGGCCGGGCTTGGTCAAAGGTGAAGTACTCACGCATGAGGATTTTCCGAAAATTCTTACTCTTCCGGGACACCTCAGCTTTGCCATGAGCGAAGAAGAATCTTCTGTTCTAGGGTTTGGGCAGATCTGGCTCTCCCCAAATGGAAAAGCGAATTTGGTTCGTATCATTGTCGATCCTGCAATGCGAGGAAGAGGGTTCGGTAAAAGTCTATGCTCGTTATTGCTTGCGGAAGCACTTCGCATACCCAACATTGCCCATGTTTTTCTACGGGTTCGCAGAGATAATCTTTCTGCTGTTGCCGTATACAGAGCCCTTGGCTTTGCCGATATCGAAGGCGAAAGCAATGCAAACGTACTGGCAATGGCATATGGGCTCTGA
- a CDS encoding HEPN domain-containing protein → MVRPDLIILFGSYARGDWVEEIEPGTSFYRYQSDFDLMLVVRNEHEVRRMRRKESLRKELREKVGTPVSVIYEHIQHVNACLAKARYFYVDIYKEGIVLHDNGKLTLDKPKELTPAERRVLAQEAYDQYMAAAQDFFDNYEFSFGRGRLATAAFQLHQSCERLYCCILLVCTHYKPRTHDLEDLGAMVHAIDSRYLPVFPTGLPEDVRRFELLRDAYVDGRYDANYRITVEELAWLAERVQMLRELAQCYCPETIAGFVD, encoded by the coding sequence ATGGTCCGGCCCGACCTGATCATCTTGTTCGGCAGCTATGCGCGCGGCGACTGGGTGGAGGAGATCGAGCCCGGCACGTCGTTCTACCGCTACCAGAGCGATTTCGACCTGATGCTGGTGGTGCGTAACGAGCACGAGGTGCGGCGGATGCGGCGCAAGGAGTCGCTGCGCAAGGAGCTGCGCGAAAAGGTGGGAACGCCGGTCAGCGTGATCTACGAGCACATCCAGCACGTCAACGCCTGCCTCGCCAAGGCGCGCTATTTCTACGTCGATATCTACAAGGAGGGCATCGTCCTCCACGACAACGGCAAGCTGACGCTCGATAAGCCGAAGGAGCTGACGCCGGCCGAGCGGCGCGTGCTGGCCCAGGAGGCTTACGACCAGTACATGGCCGCGGCCCAGGATTTCTTCGATAACTATGAGTTCTCGTTCGGCCGAGGGCGATTGGCGACCGCTGCCTTCCAACTGCACCAAAGCTGCGAACGCCTCTACTGCTGCATCCTGCTGGTCTGCACCCACTACAAGCCGCGCACCCACGACCTGGAAGACCTCGGCGCCATGGTCCACGCGATCGATTCGCGCTATCTGCCGGTCTTCCCGACCGGCCTGCCCGAGGACGTGCGCCGCTTCGAATTGCTGCGCGACGCCTATGTCGACGGCCGCTACGACGCCAACTACCGGATCACGGTCGAAGAACTGGCTTGGCTGGCCGAGCGTGTGCAGATGTTGCGCGAGCTGGCGCAGTGCTATTGCCCGGAAACGATCGCCGGCTTCGTCGACTGA
- a CDS encoding DEAD/DEAH box helicase: protein MINVIWGSAREKPESSKSLADKLSSIKALSGYLYLGYPVIGSPTGPMKFDALLVSETAGLVGFDLVEGVELGDFKSRQDDIASMLDVRLKPYAGLKDRRNLKFDIHVVTYAPAKPSVPVVEEPYFIANKDSLISIINQFDWPCDNGVFKQLLAAVQVVTSIRAGKLKREPQKPNSRGAKLKRVEESIANLDQHQSQAVIETVEGVQRIRGLAGSGKTIVLALKVAYLHAQNPDWKIAVTFNTRSLKDQFKRLINAFTIEQTGAEPDWENIDILNAWGAPGDRERDGIYYKYCRTQEINFFDFNGAKRTFGEGKEFAGACNAALKAKLDPIPYYDLLLVDEAQDLPPEFLRLCFHFLKEPKRLVYAYDELQSLTGSSVLPPEELFGSDTEGNPLVLLNTEEGTTPKQDIILEKCYRNSRPLLATAHALGFGIYREKGLVQFFDQDNLWIDVGYVVDDGALRGGETVTLTRTADSSPAFLEDHSPLSDLIQFHRFNDASEQTDFLVQSIIQNIREDELKPEDIVVINPNPLTTQREVGPARQQLFSEAINSELAGVSTSADIFTKSGSVTFTGVFRAKGNEAGMVYIINAQDSFSSWSKSTTALVRNRLFTAITRAKAWVRVLGIGPGMDGLIQEWNTLQKNEYKLKFRYPTSEEKQELRLINRELSSTKRTKYSKLKIQRDLLLQAAERGDIDVDDMINELQKLKKPHSKK, encoded by the coding sequence ATGATTAACGTTATTTGGGGCTCGGCAAGAGAGAAGCCTGAGTCCTCTAAGTCGCTGGCGGATAAGCTATCTTCCATTAAGGCTCTCAGTGGTTACCTATACCTTGGCTACCCGGTTATAGGCTCCCCAACTGGACCGATGAAGTTCGACGCACTACTCGTATCAGAAACCGCCGGCCTGGTCGGCTTCGACTTGGTCGAGGGGGTAGAGTTAGGTGATTTTAAAAGTCGGCAGGATGATATAGCATCAATGCTGGACGTTCGTCTAAAGCCATACGCCGGGCTAAAAGATCGGCGCAACTTGAAGTTTGATATTCACGTAGTTACCTACGCCCCAGCAAAGCCATCTGTTCCTGTAGTTGAAGAGCCCTATTTCATAGCAAATAAAGACTCGCTCATAAGCATAATCAACCAATTTGACTGGCCGTGCGATAACGGCGTATTCAAGCAACTATTGGCAGCAGTCCAAGTTGTCACCTCAATTCGAGCAGGAAAACTTAAACGGGAGCCACAAAAGCCCAATTCACGTGGAGCGAAGCTTAAGCGTGTAGAAGAATCCATAGCCAACCTTGACCAACACCAGTCTCAGGCAGTGATTGAGACAGTCGAGGGTGTACAGCGGATTCGCGGTCTAGCCGGATCAGGCAAAACAATTGTCCTAGCATTAAAAGTGGCTTACCTCCATGCGCAGAATCCAGACTGGAAGATTGCAGTAACGTTTAATACGCGCTCTTTGAAAGACCAATTTAAGCGCCTAATTAATGCTTTCACAATTGAACAAACAGGAGCAGAGCCTGACTGGGAGAATATTGACATCCTGAATGCATGGGGAGCACCTGGAGATAGAGAGAGGGATGGAATTTATTATAAGTACTGCCGTACACAGGAAATCAATTTCTTTGATTTCAATGGCGCCAAACGAACTTTCGGCGAGGGAAAAGAGTTTGCAGGAGCGTGTAATGCAGCACTTAAAGCAAAGCTTGACCCAATACCTTACTATGATCTATTGCTAGTAGATGAAGCACAAGATTTACCGCCTGAATTCTTGCGACTTTGCTTCCATTTCCTAAAGGAGCCGAAGCGGCTAGTGTACGCCTATGATGAATTACAGTCCCTCACAGGCTCATCCGTATTGCCTCCCGAAGAATTGTTTGGCTCTGACACAGAAGGCAATCCACTTGTGTTACTAAATACAGAAGAAGGCACAACACCAAAACAAGACATTATTTTGGAAAAGTGCTACAGAAACTCCCGACCACTGCTAGCAACAGCCCACGCATTAGGTTTTGGCATTTATAGAGAAAAGGGGCTGGTCCAATTCTTCGATCAAGATAATCTTTGGATAGATGTTGGGTATGTAGTTGATGACGGTGCACTTCGCGGAGGCGAAACCGTAACGCTTACAAGAACCGCCGATAGCTCGCCGGCATTCTTGGAAGATCACTCCCCTTTAAGTGATTTAATTCAATTTCATCGCTTCAATGATGCCTCCGAGCAAACGGATTTCCTAGTTCAATCAATCATCCAAAATATTCGCGAAGATGAATTAAAACCAGAAGACATTGTTGTAATCAACCCAAATCCGCTAACCACGCAACGAGAGGTTGGGCCTGCGAGGCAACAGCTTTTCTCAGAAGCAATTAATAGTGAGCTAGCAGGTGTAAGTACGTCAGCTGATATCTTCACCAAATCGGGCAGCGTCACATTTACTGGAGTGTTTAGAGCAAAAGGGAATGAAGCTGGCATGGTATATATTATCAATGCTCAAGATTCTTTTTCCAGCTGGAGCAAGAGTACAACCGCCTTAGTGCGCAACAGGTTATTCACCGCAATAACCAGAGCTAAGGCATGGGTTCGGGTATTGGGAATTGGACCAGGAATGGATGGCTTGATTCAAGAATGGAACACCCTCCAAAAAAACGAATATAAGCTCAAATTCCGCTATCCAACCTCAGAGGAAAAACAAGAGCTGCGGCTCATAAATAGGGAACTATCCAGCACCAAGCGAACCAAGTACAGCAAGCTTAAAATACAACGAGACCTCTTACTTCAAGCGGCTGAACGTGGGGATATTGACGTTGACGACATGATTAATGAACTTCAAAAACTGAAGAAGCCACACTCAAAAAAATGA